The window ATGCTCATTTGGTATGCAAACATCCCTGAGGAAACATTTTTCTATGAAATGCGTATGACAGGCGGTTGGGGTTATACAACTCTCCTCCTTCCTTTCGTGAAGTTTGTGATTCCGTTCTTACTTTTACTGAATCGTCCTAACAAACGAGACATCGACTTCCTTTGGAAATTGTCGGTATGGATCTTAGCAGTTCAGTTCTTTGAACTTTTCTGGTTGGTCTTCCCAGCAAACTTTGAAAAATTCTCAATCCTTCACTTTGTTTTAGCTTTCGGCGGCACTGTAGGAGTGGTTGGTCTTTTTGGTTTCTTTGTCTTCAAAAAGTTCGAAAAACATAGTTTAGTTCCGGTTGGTGACCCTCGTTTGAACGAGTGCCTTCACCACCACCAATAGGAGAATTGTTTTGAAACTGAAATTAGTATTACTTGTGATCATAGGAATGAGCGTTACCGCTTGTTCCAAAAACGCAGAAGTGACTTGGCATAAAAATTGTGATGCCAAAACCAACAAAGCAAGTTTGGATTTTACTGTACCATTGTATTCAGAACCAGATTCGAATTCGAAGGTGGTAGAATTTGTTCCAGTTGGAACTGTGGTAAAGGTATTCGATGCTCGTAACCACAACGTTTGGGCACCTAAGTATTTTATCAAAATCCAAACGGCGAAAAACGAAGGTTATATGAGCCCTAAGTGTTTTGTGGTTGGTCAAGATCCGGCAAATAGCGTTTGGAGATATTCCAAAGGACTCGTAACCGATTCAAAACCGTTTTATGATCCAGCTGACAAAGCCCATTACCCAAGAGGAACAGAGTATTCTAACCTAAAAGACCTTCCCAAAGAAAAAATCCCTCTTTCGGAACTCACAAAAGGTTTGGAAGAAGAGATATACGTGAACAAAAACATGTTAAAACAAAATTAAGATGTTTATGTAAAAAAGTGTAAGAGTGTAAGAGGAATTTTCTCTTACACTTCACTAAAAAGACCCAAGGGAAACCAAGGGTCTTTTTTTTTGGAGAATTGTCGTTTGTTGGATACTTTTCGGTTCCTTAAGCTTTTAGACTCTCTTCTGATTTTGTAAGAATGAATCCCTCATAGGCAACGATTGCCAAAATTACTATTTTTTCCCATATAAAATAAACGGCACCCAGTGGCTGTAATACAATCCAATTCTGGAAAAGAAAGTACATAGAGAAACCACAGTAGGTTAGGTTACCTAGGATCACTCCGAAAAGGAACCATTTCCAATGTTTTGGTTTTTGCATAAAACAAGTATTGGAATAAAAGAACATAATGCCTGCCAAGATCCCGAGTTTTTGTAATACTTCAAGGGGCATGCCAAAATAGGGTTGGAAAGGGACAATGACAGCAAATAACACCAGTAAGGATAGAGAAGCTCCCAATGCATCCAGTAAAAATATAGTATAAGGTTGGGATTGTTTCAAAAGTTTTAGTAACATCAACTGATTCCTTTTTGTTTTTACTTCCGATTTAAGTAGCAGTGGTGTCTCCATTGCCTCTCATTATCCGAAGTTTTTTAAATGAGTGTATCCCCATTCCTCAATTTTGAAATTTATTTGTAATCTATTAATTATGGCAAATATCAAATTTTGAATTCTGGAAACTTCTGGATAAACCCATACAAAATAGAATATCCAATTCAATTTACAGTAAAGACCGAACTACGAATAGAAAATTCTTCAAAAATTAGAGTTTTAGGATTTACATTTCATATATGTCTTAGAAGCTAAGATATATATGAAACAAGATATATTAAGAATAAGATATCTAATAAATAAGATAAATAGAGGCAAAGAGAAATGGATCCAATGAAAATAGAAATTTTCAAACAAACAACACGTCAGTATTTTGAAACAGCTCTTCTGATGCACGAAACCATTGCATCACATGTTGGTCTTTCGGGGACAGACCATAAATATTTGGGATATCTCATTGAAAACGGTGAGATGACAGCGGGGGAACTCGCAAAATTATCAGGGCTGACAACCGGTGCTATCACTGGTGTCATTGATCGTTTAGAAAAAAATAAATTGGTGAAAAGGAAATTTTTACAATCGGATCGAAGGAAAGTGATCATTGTGCCAAATTTAGAAAAAGCAAACCAACTTTTTTCACCAATCTTTAAGAAATTACAAAAAGAAACAGACCTTTTGATTTCAAGTTTTACAAGTCGAGAATTGGAAGTGGTTCATCGGTATTTTGAGTCTGCGATCGGAATCATGGATAAAATGTCTAAAAATTTAAAGGAATGGAATGATATATGAATGGAAATTTAGAAAATTGTTTCGGATTTGCGTTAACGATTGGGATTCCCGATTTAAACATTTTTGTTTCAAACCATTCTGTATCCATTGCTAAGTTTTCTTTGGTTTTAAATTTATTGATTTATTTTATGATGAATGGAGCACAGATATTTGAAACATTCGTTTTTATACCACGTTGGGCGAGTGGCAATGAGCCAAATTTGGGAATTCTAAGTACTGAGTTTAAGTCTGCTGATTTAAAATACTTCTGGATTCTGTTTCACTCAATTCACGAAATCATATTTTTAGTATCACTTTTCTTCTGTTATCAAATAGAAGGGATCGGGAACTATTTGTGTTTTCTTTTTATCTTTCATATGGGTGTGAGAGCTTGGACAATCATTTATTTTGCAAACAAAATCATATGGTTCCAATCATTGGCAAGTTCAATCAAGAAAAATTCACCTAAAGTTATCAATGAAATTAGGAAATGGATTTTTTGGAATTATTTCCGAGTTAGCATCTATCTTGGAATTTCAATTTGTATGATACCTCTTGCCATTAGAATTCTAACAGTGAATGGGTAAGGAATTTTATAGATAGGAATTGGTTGTTCTGTATTAGTCGAGCATTAGCAAATCGGCAGAACGGTTGGTCCAAGAAATTTGGTTTTGATCTACATCTTTTCGCAGAGGCAATGTTTTTTAGCTTTTGTGATTACCTTTCTTGACATTTTACTTTTTTTTGTTATATTCCCTATCATGGGACAAAAACGCACCATTGCCACCTCCGCCTCCGAAGAACGATTGGAAAAACTTTTGGAGGAAAGACTCACCGAAGGTTCCAATCACGAGATCATCGACAAACGGATTTGGGATTTATTTGGTGAGACTTGGTGTGTGATGTTTACGGACCTTTCTGGATTTTCAAGAGGGGTTGCTAAATTTGGGATCATACATTTTTTACAAACGATTTACGAATCCCAACGAATCCTCATTCCCGTCTTAGATGAGTTTGATGGGATCCTGATGAAGGACGAAGGCGATAGTTTGATGGTCCTTTTTCGTAATACCAATAAAGCCATCCAATGTGCCATCCAAATGCAAAAAGCCTGCAAACGTTACAATGAGGGAAGAATTGCTGAAGAACAGATCCTTCTTTGTGTGGGTCTCGGTTATGGAAAAATATTAAAAATTGGGGATACCGATGTGTTTGGAGCCGAAGTCAATGCCGCATCCAAGTTAGGGGAAGATACGGCCAAAGCTTGGGAGATCCTTGTGACAAGTGCTGTCAAAGAAAATGCAGACGAAACTACGGATTTTGATTTTGAACCCATTGCAGAAATTCCACCTGGATCCGATGGTGCGTTTAAACTTCTGTACACACTGGATGAACCAAAGTGGGTTGTTTTATAAATTGTAAACTGAACTTGGAAGTTACAATTTAAAACCGAAAATCTTCTTTCAGTCTAGAAATTCATAAATGGAACGAATTTCTCCATTGGATTCGATGTAATTGTACAAATCCTGGAACTCTTTATGACGACACAAGGTAGATGAGTCTCCGATCAATATGAGGTGGGACTTGGCACGGGTGAGGGCCACATTCAAACGTTTGGGATTCATTAAAAAACCAATTTCTCCATCAGGATTTGATCGGACCAAACTTAAGATCACAATTTCAGATTCCCGGCCTTGGAAGGAATCAATGGTTTGACCAATCCAACGCCCATCTGCTCTTAGGTTTAATTTGTCCACCTGCCCTCTGTAAGGTGATACTACAGCTGTTGTTTCTTTTGGTAACCCTCTTTCAAAAAAAGTTTCAATGAGACCAATTTCTGTTTCATTGAAAAAACTCATCTCTTCACCTTCTGTTTCTTCGGAAGTATCACTGCCCGCTGTATCAACCCATAAGATTGGGGTATCGGATCCGAAGATTTCAGAAAACGGGGGAGAAGTTAAAAATGTGAGATTGGGATGAGTGAATACTTTGTTTTCGTAATAGGTCAGATTGGGAAAACCGAGGATCTCGGGTTTCATGCGGAATTGTTTTTCTAAAAAGATGGTTCGTTCCCCCGAATCCAAATCGATCACTTTTTCCAAAAAACTAGCAACAGTTTTGTGGTCTGGATGGGAATAGTTCACTCCGAGTTGTTTGGGATCTCCAAAAAAGAAAGTTTTTTTCCCTGAAAACATTGCCATATAACAGCCAGGGTCTACACTTTGTGTGGCTTCATCTACGAATGTATAATCAAATTTCCTACCTTTTTTAAATTCATTACCAAAACCTGCAAACGTAGAAACAATTAGTTCACTTGTGTCTAAGAGTTTGGTTCTGATTGTGGATTCTTGTTCGCGTATGGTATGGACTAGAAACTTTGCTTCTTTTCGCAGATTGTTACGTTCTTCTCGTTCTTCCTTGCCAAAATTGCGTTTCCAGGAATTGATTTTTTTTTGGATCACTTTCAATTCGGTTTGCCAATTTTGGATTTGTTTTTGATCGGGATGGGTTTGGATGAGGTGGTCTAGGTGATAAGGTAATACTTCTTCTTTGATTTTTGTGGAGTTACCCAATCGGATCACACGAATTCCCTTTTGGATCGCAAGCTCTACAATGTAATCGCAAGCAAAGTTTGTGGGACAAAGTGTAAGCACTGATTCCTTTTGTTGTGTGATCTGTGAAACAGCTTGCATGAGTAAGGTGGTTTTTCCGGTTCCTGGTGGTCCAAAGACCATTCCAAAATCGGAAATGGAAAAAATCCGTTCCAAAGCGGTGAGTTCCATCGTTTTTTTGGGAGGGGAGGGTTTATCACCCAGTCCATAACCGAGGGCCCATTTTAGTTTTTTGTAGGAATCAGTTTCTTTTTCAGCTCTTACTTTTCCGATGATTTCATTGTACAAATCATAAGTGGATTCGGGGAACCATTTGGAGATAGAGTATGTTTCCGCGTCCCATTCATAATCTCCGCGCACTTGGATCACAAGTTTTGGTTCATTCCATTGGAATATGTTTCCATAAATGGATTCGTTTTGGTTTTGTAAAAGGACTGGTACTCCTTTTTTTAACCAACGTTTGGATTTGAGGGAAACATTTGCTACAAATTCGGCTCTCCAAGTATTTCCCACCACGAATCGAAGGTCTACAAGTTCAGCGGATTTGATGGATTGGGTTTCCGATTCTTTTTCTAAAAATAGATTTCGTTCCTCTTCCCGTTCTTTGGACAATATAGAAGTAATATAATCCAATTCTTCTTCTAATGAACCAAACGTTTGTTTTATGGTTCTTCCCATTCGATGTTCTCCAAGGTAGTAAAAAATCCATTCCTGAGGAGTGGTGCAAAATCGATAAAATCAGCGGCTTTCAGATACAAAGAATCTTCTATTGAATAGGCTTGGATTAAATTATTGGCAGCTTCGTCTACTTTTCCCAATCGGCAATGTGCCCTTGCCAAAATGATGAGAGTTTCGGGATCAATTTCTTTACAATATTCAATATGAGTTCGGATTGCACTCAGTGCATTTTCTGGATCTTCTGCTTCCAGGTAACAGAGTGCCAGCAAATCATAATGGAGGAATTCTTCTGGAGCCACCATTTTGAGTGATTTTTTTAAGGAAGCAAGAGCCGAGTTAAAATCTCCTCTGGAAAAATACAAAGACCCAAGTTCCGCCCAAATGTCTTTACGGTCGATGCCTCGACCATTACTCAGATGTTCTTGGGAGAGTGCTTTTTTTAAAACTTCAATTGCTTCTTCGGATCGTTCCATGTCTTTTAATAATGAAGCAAGTAGTAAGTAGTTTTCTAAGTAAGAAGGGAACTGTAAGATACTTTTTTGGAGTAGGACTTTTGCTGATTTGAATTTCTTTAGTTTGATGAGATATCGCGAGTATACCGTGATACTCAAAGGGTGAGATGGATAGTTTTGTACAATATCTTGGAATAAACTTTCGGTTTCTTTTGGATTGCCAACCGAATACAAACACCATGCTTTTTTGGCTTTGATTTTGATCAGGGCCGATTCGTCTTTCGTGTATGCTTCACTTTGTGCATACAAATTGAATGCCCGAGTGAAATCCTTTTCTTCTTCCAATTGTTTTGCTTCACGGATCAGAGAAAAAAAAGGTTTCATCGATCTTTTTTACTTCAGGAAATCACTGATTCGCCGATGGGTAGAATAGGGAGTAAAGATTGTAAAAGGAGGTCCTATCATGGTTCCATCTACACCTATTAACCCAATTGTCAATTTGCCAAAGGAAATTTTCCAGGCACAAAACCAACTGACTGAAAAACTGATGAAGTTGGCAGTGGAAGAAAAACTGGGTCCTGTGGCAAAAAGCGAAAGGTTACTCGACATTTATTGTTAAACGATTGGGTCTCAATCGTCCACTCGGGTTTCTGGATTGAAGACAGGTCGTTTTCGTTCCATAAACCCACCGATGGCACTTCGGAAATCTTTGGAATCGAGCATACTTGCATTCCAAACCGCCACGTAGTCCAAACCTTCTTCAATGGTTTTTCCTACTCCATGATTTAGCACTTGTTTGACGCCTCGGATTACAATTGTTGGATTTTCAGCTATTTCATTCGCCGTTTTGAGACCTTCTACCAATAAAGAATCAAAGTCTTTTGTGACCTTTGTCACAAGTCCCATTTGAAAGGCTTCATTTGCCGTAACGTCTTTTCCCGTGAGGGCAAGCTCTCTTGTATGTGCATTTCCAATCAAATGGGGGAGTCTTTGTAAGGATCCCATGTCGGCAACGATGGCGACTTTGGATTCACGTAAGGAAAATACAGCGTCGTCAGATGCATACCGAATGTCACAGGCTGATACCAAATCCAGTCCTCCACCGATACAATGTTTTTGAACTAGTGCAATCGATGGTTTTTTGGAATTGTAAACAGCGTTGATTCCTTTTTGCATCGTGAGAATGAGTTGGTAAAGTTTTTCTCGACCATCTGCGAATTCCCCTTGGACGACGGGTTTGAAGTCTTGGAAAAATTCCTCCAAATCAAGTCCTGTCGAAAAAGATTTTCCTTTGCCTGCGATCACAAATGCATGGATTTTCGGATCAGCATCAATCTCTGCCACCATATCCGGAAGGTCACGCCAAAAAGGCCAGTTCATGGCATTTCGTTTTTCAGGACGATTCAACCAAAGGATGGCGACGTTTTTTCTTCTTTCGATGGTAAAAAATGGAGATGGATTCATACCTTTCCCTCTTCCTTTAACCAAAGTTTTTTGGAGACCATCAAATAAACACCAAAGAGTATGAGAGCAATGGAGATGTACTGTGATTGTGAAAATCCATGCCAGTAGTATCCAGTAAGAAAGGTTGGGTTTCCATTCGCATCAGGAATGTTCACAAGAGTTGGCGGATCCATAAACGGAATCACTGCTTTGTTCACTCGTAAAAATTCGATGATAAGACGCGCAAAACCATGGATGATGAGAAACTGCGCACCAATGCTCCACTTACGAAAGTTTTGGTATCTAGCCCAAAATTGAAAATAGGAAAAATAAGCAAATGCCATAATGGATTCCATCACGGGTGTATTCCATACTGGAACTCCTGATGGATGAGCTCCGTGGAATTCAAAGACAAAAAAAGGAATCCGTTCGTCAGTGGCAAAACCGTAACAACCATCCCCACTCACAAAACAACCTAACCTTCCAATCGCATAACCCATGCTAATTGCAGGAATGACGGCATCGTAATAAGCACCGACATCGAGTTTATGGTAACGGAAGTATAAAGTGATGAATAACCAACCAAAGAGAAGGCCTCCAAAAAATACGAGTCCACCTCCACTGAAGAGAGAAGACCAAAGGCCTGGGTGGCCAGGGAATCCGTTCCAATGTGTAAGGGGGTAAGTATACTTTCCATCATACCCAGGGACATCGATGAACACTTGGTCCCAAATTTCAAAGATAAAGAATATTTTTGCCCCAATGAGTGTGCCTAAAATCCCAAGGAAAATCAACCAGTCGGAATGGCTTGGGTCTAGTTTTTTACGCTCCAATTCTTTGGGAAGGAGGTAAGAACCAACAAGAAAGGCTAACATCATAAGAAGGCTGAAAGTGGACAGACCCTCCCAGCCAAAGGGATTGGGAATCGGAATTCGATCTAACATAGGGGAAAGGGTAAATTCTCCGCTCACAGGGGAAAGGAGAATTTCAATACCAAAAAGGGAGAAAAATGGAGGAAAAAATAGGTCGGAATTGTCTTGACACTAGATGGTTTAATATTAAACTAACCAATATTGATCTAAGGAGATTTCACTATGTTTGATTTTTTATTTTCCACTTCCGGGGACATCATCCCTCTCATCCTACGCATCACGGCCTTTGTTGTGATTTTCCCTCACGGCGCCCAAAAACTACTCGGTTGGTTTGGAGGATACGGATTCAAGGGAACTTATGGTTTTTTCACAGGTACCATGAAATTCCCAGGCATCCTAGCCGTTCTCATCATCCTTGGTGAGTCCTTTGGATCTGTATTGTTGCTCGTTGGTTTTTTCACAAAATTTGCCGCACTATCGATCGCCATCATCATGATTGGTGCTGCGTTCCTTGCCCATAGACAAAACGGATTTTTCATCAATTGGAATGGAAACCAAAAAGGGGAAGGGTATGAGTTTCACATTTTGGCTGTTGGACTCTTACTTGCCCTTATCGTCGGGGGAGCCGGTGTGTATTCAGTCGATTTTAACCTAATCGGCAAGTTCTAACTACAATTCAATTGAGAGTTTGTTTGCTCTAAACCGGGTAAACAAAAAACATTTGGAACCAATACCAACCTTTTCCAAGAGTCATCTAGGAAGGTTGGTTTTTTATATGAGTGTCGCTAGAATTTTGCCTACTTGTGATTGAAAACAGTAAATCATTGTTATGCGAATTTGGCTTTCTGCTTCATTCAATCTAAGTTGATGTATTCTTCAGGATCAAGCGGGGCATCGAGTCCAATCCGCACTTCGTAGTGGACGTGAGCACCCGTTGCCTTACCCGTTTGGCCGACAAGGGCAATTTTATCTCCCCGTTTCACGCGGTCACCTGGGTTCACGAGGATTTGAGAGCAGTGCCCATACAAGGTAAAGAATCCATTTTCATGGTTGATGCGAACCGATTTTCCAAGCCCACCCACAGCAGTATCCACGGCGATGATCCCAGGGCCTGTGGCATAAATGGGTGTTCCTTCTCCCGCTGCAAAGTCAATCCCAGAATGGTATTCCCCCACAGGCAAGATTCCAAATGGATCACTGCGGTATCCAAAAGTAGAAGTGACAACTCCCACACCAGGTTTTAGGGGCCGACCCCTAGGCATGGAATAAAAAATACTTTCCCGCATGGACAAATAATCGATGGCATTTTGAAAATTAGGAACGAGGTTACCGAGTCTCACACCAAACTGTGTGTAGGTGGTGACCACTTGTTGGAAGAGTAAAAGATTGGAATCGAGTTCACTTGCATCCTTACGAAACTCTTCTTTTAAGAGGTAGTCTTGTGTGATCATTTCCTTTTCGGGGATTTCCTCCCAAGCAAGTAAATTGAGTGATTCCGTCATGGATTCCAATTCTTCCACAGATTCCCGAAGGTCTTTGGAAAGAAGGTCATAGAACAAAAACGATACTAGTTGGGTTTCTGTTTTTTTCTCTAAGGAAAGATTTCGTTCAAAGAAAAAGGAAAAATAAAGGAGGAGGCCAAAAGACAATAAAACAAGGGAAAGAGAAAGGCCAAAAAGAAACCCAAGCATCCCGACAGAAATTTCGATTTGGGCGAGGGGTTTTTCATCATTGGGGATGAGGACAAAACTCACCTTCTCACGGCTTCGGGAAATCCACTTTTGTAAGCGTTTTCGC of the Leptospira biflexa serovar Patoc strain 'Patoc 1 (Paris)' genome contains:
- a CDS encoding SH3 domain-containing protein — translated: MKLKLVLLVIIGMSVTACSKNAEVTWHKNCDAKTNKASLDFTVPLYSEPDSNSKVVEFVPVGTVVKVFDARNHNVWAPKYFIKIQTAKNEGYMSPKCFVVGQDPANSVWRYSKGLVTDSKPFYDPADKAHYPRGTEYSNLKDLPKEKIPLSELTKGLEEEIYVNKNMLKQN
- a CDS encoding MarR family winged helix-turn-helix transcriptional regulator; protein product: MKIEIFKQTTRQYFETALLMHETIASHVGLSGTDHKYLGYLIENGEMTAGELAKLSGLTTGAITGVIDRLEKNKLVKRKFLQSDRRKVIIVPNLEKANQLFSPIFKKLQKETDLLISSFTSRELEVVHRYFESAIGIMDKMSKNLKEWNDI
- a CDS encoding adenylate/guanylate cyclase domain-containing protein, whose product is MGQKRTIATSASEERLEKLLEERLTEGSNHEIIDKRIWDLFGETWCVMFTDLSGFSRGVAKFGIIHFLQTIYESQRILIPVLDEFDGILMKDEGDSLMVLFRNTNKAIQCAIQMQKACKRYNEGRIAEEQILLCVGLGYGKILKIGDTDVFGAEVNAASKLGEDTAKAWEILVTSAVKENADETTDFDFEPIAEIPPGSDGAFKLLYTLDEPKWVVL
- a CDS encoding AAA domain-containing protein: MGRTIKQTFGSLEEELDYITSILSKEREEERNLFLEKESETQSIKSAELVDLRFVVGNTWRAEFVANVSLKSKRWLKKGVPVLLQNQNESIYGNIFQWNEPKLVIQVRGDYEWDAETYSISKWFPESTYDLYNEIIGKVRAEKETDSYKKLKWALGYGLGDKPSPPKKTMELTALERIFSISDFGMVFGPPGTGKTTLLMQAVSQITQQKESVLTLCPTNFACDYIVELAIQKGIRVIRLGNSTKIKEEVLPYHLDHLIQTHPDQKQIQNWQTELKVIQKKINSWKRNFGKEEREERNNLRKEAKFLVHTIREQESTIRTKLLDTSELIVSTFAGFGNEFKKGRKFDYTFVDEATQSVDPGCYMAMFSGKKTFFFGDPKQLGVNYSHPDHKTVASFLEKVIDLDSGERTIFLEKQFRMKPEILGFPNLTYYENKVFTHPNLTFLTSPPFSEIFGSDTPILWVDTAGSDTSEETEGEEMSFFNETEIGLIETFFERGLPKETTAVVSPYRGQVDKLNLRADGRWIGQTIDSFQGRESEIVILSLVRSNPDGEIGFLMNPKRLNVALTRAKSHLILIGDSSTLCRHKEFQDLYNYIESNGEIRSIYEFLD
- a CDS encoding tetratricopeptide repeat protein; this encodes MKPFFSLIREAKQLEEEKDFTRAFNLYAQSEAYTKDESALIKIKAKKAWCLYSVGNPKETESLFQDIVQNYPSHPLSITVYSRYLIKLKKFKSAKVLLQKSILQFPSYLENYLLLASLLKDMERSEEAIEVLKKALSQEHLSNGRGIDRKDIWAELGSLYFSRGDFNSALASLKKSLKMVAPEEFLHYDLLALCYLEAEDPENALSAIRTHIEYCKEIDPETLIILARAHCRLGKVDEAANNLIQAYSIEDSLYLKAADFIDFAPLLRNGFFTTLENIEWEEP
- a CDS encoding crotonase/enoyl-CoA hydratase family protein — encoded protein: MNPSPFFTIERRKNVAILWLNRPEKRNAMNWPFWRDLPDMVAEIDADPKIHAFVIAGKGKSFSTGLDLEEFFQDFKPVVQGEFADGREKLYQLILTMQKGINAVYNSKKPSIALVQKHCIGGGLDLVSACDIRYASDDAVFSLRESKVAIVADMGSLQRLPHLIGNAHTRELALTGKDVTANEAFQMGLVTKVTKDFDSLLVEGLKTANEIAENPTIVIRGVKQVLNHGVGKTIEEGLDYVAVWNASMLDSKDFRSAIGGFMERKRPVFNPETRVDD
- a CDS encoding prolipoprotein diacylglyceryl transferase, which encodes MLDRIPIPNPFGWEGLSTFSLLMMLAFLVGSYLLPKELERKKLDPSHSDWLIFLGILGTLIGAKIFFIFEIWDQVFIDVPGYDGKYTYPLTHWNGFPGHPGLWSSLFSGGGLVFFGGLLFGWLFITLYFRYHKLDVGAYYDAVIPAISMGYAIGRLGCFVSGDGCYGFATDERIPFFVFEFHGAHPSGVPVWNTPVMESIMAFAYFSYFQFWARYQNFRKWSIGAQFLIIHGFARLIIEFLRVNKAVIPFMDPPTLVNIPDANGNPTFLTGYYWHGFSQSQYISIALILFGVYLMVSKKLWLKEEGKV
- a CDS encoding DoxX family protein, whose protein sequence is MFDFLFSTSGDIIPLILRITAFVVIFPHGAQKLLGWFGGYGFKGTYGFFTGTMKFPGILAVLIILGESFGSVLLLVGFFTKFAALSIAIIMIGAAFLAHRQNGFFINWNGNQKGEGYEFHILAVGLLLALIVGGAGVYSVDFNLIGKF
- a CDS encoding M23 family metallopeptidase encodes the protein MAETYVTTAYERLQIAHLRWRKRLQKWISRSREKVSFVLIPNDEKPLAQIEISVGMLGFLFGLSLSLVLLSFGLLLYFSFFFERNLSLEKKTETQLVSFLFYDLLSKDLRESVEELESMTESLNLLAWEEIPEKEMITQDYLLKEEFRKDASELDSNLLLFQQVVTTYTQFGVRLGNLVPNFQNAIDYLSMRESIFYSMPRGRPLKPGVGVVTSTFGYRSDPFGILPVGEYHSGIDFAAGEGTPIYATGPGIIAVDTAVGGLGKSVRINHENGFFTLYGHCSQILVNPGDRVKRGDKIALVGQTGKATGAHVHYEVRIGLDAPLDPEEYINLD